The genomic DNA CCGCCGGCCTGACCAACGATAAGCAGGCCGGCACGCGTTCTGGCCACGCGTTCACCGACCCTTGCAAGAAAGGATTGTATATCTTCTAATTCCATTGACGTCGAGCCGCGGTTATTCGGCTGCGGCGGTTTCAGGAATGAGGTAGGTTTCCAGGGCCTTCATCAGAGTTTCCGGTCCGAAAGGCTTGGTGATGTAACCGGTCGTGCCGGCCATTCGGCCCCGGACCTTATCGAAAAAGCCGTCTTTGCCTGAGATCATTACGACCGGAACATCTTTTACTGCCTCGTTCGAACGTATCAACTTGCAAACTTGGTAGCCGTCCATTCGCGGCATCGCAATATCGAGAAGTACCAGATCCGGAACAATCGTCTCGATAGTTGCCATTGCTTCGACTCCGTCAACAGCGCAGATGACCTGATGGCCGCTCTTTTCGAGTTTGCTTGAAATGAGCTTTCTAACCGTTGCGCTGTCGTCAACGACGAGGATCGTCTTGCCTTTCGGCATCGATTCTTTTATCTCATTTTGCCGACGGATCTCGTCGAGACGGATCGCCAGTGCATTGACCTGGCCCGCGAGAATTACGTCGTTTGGATCCTTACGATATGCTTCCTGGATGTATGCGAATCCGAGGTCGAAATTCCCAAGATTGAATTGGCCGATTCC from Acidobacteriota bacterium includes the following:
- a CDS encoding response regulator; this translates as MPKGKTILVVDDSATVRKLISSKLEKSGHQVICAVDGVEAMATIETIVPDLVLLDIAMPRMDGYQVCKLIRSNEAVKDVPVVMISGKDGFFDKVRGRMAGTTGYITKPFGPETLMKALETYLIPETAAAE